Sequence from the Mycobacterium florentinum genome:
CGGCTTCTCGCAGGGCGCGGCCGTCATGGGTTTCGTGACGTCGGATGCGGTGCCCGCCGGTGTCGATCCCGCGACAGTGCCCAAGCCGCTGGCGCCCGACATCGCCGACCACGTTGCCGCGGTGGTGCTCTTCGGGATGCCCAACGTGCGGGCGATGAACTTCCTCGGCGAACCGCCGGTGGTGATCGGACCGACCTACCAGGCCAAGACGATCAAGGTCTGTGCGAACGAGGACCCGGTTTGCTCGGACGGCATGAACTTCGCCGCCCATAACACCTACGCCGACGACGGCACGATGATCGACAAGGGAGCGTTCTTCGCCGCGAGCCGACTCGACGCGGGCCCGGCCGGACCGGCGACAGTGGTGCACGCGCCCAGTGGCTTCGGCGAGTAATCGCCTGTCCGGCTAAGGGTCGAGGATGACCTCGTCGCCGACCCGGATGACCCCTGGCGTCGTTGCCTTGAAGTAGATGCCCGCACACGCCGCCACCCCACAAGTGCCTGC
This genomic interval carries:
- a CDS encoding cutinase family protein, coding for MGIYLGMIAGYVIRFVGPVAAVILSFGASVLFSPVPWSSAEPCPDVQVVFARGTGEPDGVGPTGQAFVDNLRGREGGKSVDVYAVNYPASNDWDTGLDGIRDAGAHVVSMAGSCPKTKMVLGGFSQGAAVMGFVTSDAVPAGVDPATVPKPLAPDIADHVAAVVLFGMPNVRAMNFLGEPPVVIGPTYQAKTIKVCANEDPVCSDGMNFAAHNTYADDGTMIDKGAFFAASRLDAGPAGPATVVHAPSGFGE